DNA from Leptospira harrisiae:
GAACAGTGTCGATGGGGGGTGGTTATGGAACCATTACTGGATTTTCCATCTTTACTCAGTTAGGTGAGAATAACCTGAACGGATCTGGACAACAAATTACAGGTCGTGTGGAATTTGGACCGATACGCCGTTATTTACAAATATCTTGGACAGAACCTTGGTTTATGGACAAACCTTGGTCATTAACTCTTTCTGCTTTTTATTCTTCCCGAACTTTGTATGTTGGTGCTACCTCAATTACAGAAAACAACAACCAAGGGATTAAGGAAGTAGCGTCTTATGAACGTTCGGGTGTGGGTGTGAGTGCGGGACTTGGACATAGATTCTTAATCAACTGGACTCACTTCCATCGTTATTCTCCTTCCTTTTTTGCATCTACGAGACCAACTTCGCTTGTTTCTGACCAAGTCTTAGCAGAGGTAGACCGCGGCTGGCAATTTCGTTCCCAGTTAACTAACGGTATTGCTTATGATAGCCGGGATAACGTGTTTAATTCCACACAAGGATTTAACTTAATCTTTTCCGTGGACAACGTAGGTCAGTTCCTTGGTGGCGAAAGTCATTTCGATCAGTTTAGTCCTATTTTGGAATACTACCATACTTGGTTTGATTATACTTTTTTTGGTCTCATTCGCAAAAACGCACTTAGGCGATGGCGGGTGGTTCAACAGTTCAGAACCTCTTCTGTATTTACTTTTGAAAGAACTCCGAAGTATAAAAATCAAGATAAAGAACGAATTCCTTACATTCAAGTACAGGACAGGTTATTTCTTGGAGGATATGAATCTCTTCGTGGATGGTTTTTTGACGATAAATACTATCCTGATGAATGGAAAGATGGGGCATCCAGTCGGGTTCTTTTTACTTCTGAAATGCGGTTTCCTATCGAACCGTCGTTACTCTGGTTTGTTATCTTCTTCGATGCTGGTGCAATGTATGAACAAATCAACCGTGCAGTAGGTGAAAGAAAAGAATTCTTCAAAAACTATGATTCATTAGTTCAAGCACAACGCACAAAAGAACCTGTTGAAACTTACTTATACGAAAATTATAATTCATACGGACAAAAACTTCCTGATTCACCTCTTGTTGTGAATGATCCAGGAAATTTAGTTCTTTCTAGTAAAAATCTTTCTATGTCAAACTTCCGTTTTTCTTGGGGTTTTGGATTAAGGATCCAAATTCCTGTATTACCACTTCGTTTGTATTTTGCGCAAAGGATTCGTTATACGGGAGTGGAAGACAGACCATTTGGTCTTTATCCAGATAATAACAGCTTTCAATTTGTTTTTGGAATTGGAGATATGCGATTCTAGGTGGAGTTAGTTGGGTTAAATTCTGAACAAAAAAAAGCGGTTGAATCGGTAGAAGGACCGCTTCTCATTTTAGCTGGTGCAGGTTCAGGTAAAACTAGGGTGATCACCTATAGAATTGCCAATCTTATTCTCAATCATAAAGTTTATCCGAATCAAATCCTTGCCGTTACGTTTACGAACAAAGCTGCAGAAGAAATGCGCAGTCGTTGCCGGAGTTTGTTGCCAGAAGGGAACGGAGAGCCGTTGGTTCGCACCTTCCATTCCCTTTGTTTGTATTTACTTCGAAGGGAAGGTAAGGCTTTAGGAATCGGAAATAACTTTACCGTTTATGACAGCGATATGCAGGAATCGCTGATCAAAGAAATTTTAAAGTCCAAAGATATGGATACAAAAGAGTTTCGCCCTTCGAGCCTTGCCAATATTTTTTCTTCAACAAAAGATTCCTTTATGACTGCCGAGGAATATGCAAAAAAGAAAGCAGATGATTCTTATACAAAAACTATTGCTTCCGTTTTTATAGAATATGAAAAACGAAAAGACTTACGAAATGCTTTAGATTTTGGTGATTTGATTTTAAAAACAGTCATTTTATTTCGCGATTTCCCAGTCATTTTGGAAAAATACCAAAGGCTTTGGAAATACATCATGGTAGATGAATACCAAGATACAAATAAAATCCAATACCATTTGGTGCAGTCGCTTTCTTCCTTTCATAAGAATCTTTGTGTTGTCGGGGACGATGACCAATCAATTTATTCCTGGCGCGGAGCAGATATTTCGAATATTCTAAACTTCAAAAAGGATTATCCGGATGCAGTTGTTGTTAAGCTAGAGGAAAATTATCGTTCCACAAAAACAATTATTGAAACCGCTGCTGCGTTAATTGCTAACAATAAACAAAGAACAAATAAAACCCTCAGAACAGAAAATCCTTTGGGGGATAAAATTAAACTCACTTCCTACCAGAATGAGATCGAAGAAGCGGAAGGAATTGTTCAGAAAATTCAAGCGGGAGTTAGGCGAGGACAAAAGTATTCCAATTTTGCTGTTTTTTATCGAACCAATTCACAATCTAGATACTTTGAAGAGGCATTACGAAAAAAAGCAATTCCATATAAAATCTTTGGTGGGTTCCGATTTTTTGATAGAAAGGAAGTAAAAGATTTAATTGCCTATCTTTCGGTAGTTGTGAACCCCGTGGACTCCACCTCTCTACTTCGCATCATCAATTCACCTCCACGTGGAATCGGTGATACTACAGTAAACCGATTGTTATCCTATTCTGTGAGCGAAGGTCTTTCTTTATTCGAATGTTTAGGAAAATCTGTTCCAGAAATCAAAAAAGGAACTTTGCAAAAGTTATCTTCCTTATATAGAATGTTTGATTCTTCGATGGAGGATCTTGGAAAAAAAACTCCATCGGAAATTGCTTATGATGTTTTAGAACATTCTGGTTACCGTGAATTTTTAGAGAATGAAGGAACTGAGGATTCATTTTCTAGATTATCAAACTTAAATGAATTTGTGAATGCTCTAAAAGAATTTGAGGATAACAATCCTGAAGCAACACTTGAAGAGTACCTTGGAAATATATCTTTGATTACTAGTGAAGACAATACAAAAGATTTACCTGACTATGTAATTCTTATGACCGTCCATAATGCCAAGGGATTAGAATTTCATCATGTTTTTATGGCAGGAATGGAAGAGGGTACATTCCCTCATTTTTTATCCATAGACTCAGTCGATGGTTTAGAGGAAGAGAGAAGACTTGCCTATGTTGCGATCACAAGAGCCAGGAAACATTTAGAAATCAGTTTTTCCAGGTTCACCCGTAAGTTTGGAGAAGTGGAAGCAAGACTCCCTTCCCAATTTTTGGAAGAACTACCGAGTGAATTTGTCGAAGGTGAATTTACTGAAAATCGTTATGGAGTCCGCAGGCCAGAATTTACGCCAAGAGCAGAAAGATTTCATAAGGTTGAGGAAAAATTTGAAACTGTACTTGCGAAAGCAGGTGATGGTGATTTTCAAGTGGGAACCAAGGTCCGGCATAAAGTTTACGGGGATGGCCGTATTTTATCCATCTCTGGATCAGGGGACAACCGTAAGGTCGAAGTGAGATTCGGCTCTCATTTGGATAAAAAATTCTTATTGGCATACACACCATTAGAGATAATTTCATGAACTAGAAGAGGAACGGCTATGAGAAGATTTTGGATTTTAGGTATAATTGTATTGTTTCCGGTAACGTTTATTTATGGACAACAAAACTCCGGTTTGGCGGAAGAGTTTACTAAACTAGAAGACTATCTTCGAAATCCAAAACTTACTGATGAGCAGAAAAAAAAGAATTTTGAAGCCAATATGGTTAGTTCGGTTCGAAGTACCCTTTCTAAACGTCTCACAAATCCCAAAAAAGATTTAAAAGACCTAAAATTCCAGGACTTACAAACAGAACGTCCAGAAGGAACAAATACTTTTTTTGTTAAGTATAAAAACTATTATTTTCAATACCAATTTCCTGTAGATCCAGAGACCTATGTTACTTCTCCATCAGAAGAAATTGTATTAGAGAAACCAGAAGGTTTGGATTTAGGTTCAAACGCTCATAAAGAAGAAAAAAAGAATTAATTATTCATCAGGGCGGAATGGAAGAAAAAGATTTTAGGGAAGTTTGGCAGTGGGTATTATCAGTTGGAGATTCCATATTAGCCATTTACAAATCAGACTTTCAAATTCGCGACAAAGGTGGCAATGATCCTGTCACGGAAGCTGATCTATTTGCGAGTGAATTTCTTTTTGAAAAAATCTCCGCACGTTTTCCAAACCACGGTTTTTTATCGGAAGAGAAAACAGATACAAACAGGCGTTTGGATAAAGAATGGGTTTGGATTTTAGATCCCATTGACGGAACTCGAGAATTTGTTAAAAAAAATGACCAGTTTGCGTTGAGTTTGGGGCTTGTTCGAAATGGTGAAGCAGTTTGGGGAGTGGTTTTTAATCCTGCGACTGGAGAATTTTTTTCCAAAATTAGAAATACTTTTTTTGCTAAATTGCAACCTCCCTTTGCTACAGAGGAGAATTTTAGAACTTTAGTTGTTGAAAGTAGTTCCGTATTGCATCCGTTAGAGGAATCAAAACCAGTTACCAATAAACCAGTTTTACTTGTTTCTCTGTCTGAGATGAAAGAAGGATTGTTTGCCGATTCATTTTGGCAGGAAGATTTTGAAATTCGTTCTATGGGTAGTATTGCTTACAAGTTAGGACTACTATCTGCAGGATTTATTGACCTAATTGTTTCCTTAAAACCCAAAAACGAATGGGATATTTGTGGTGGAATTGCCCTCTTGGATGAGGAGAATTTTACTTGTTTTCCTTTAAAAGACAAAGGTTATCTTTTTAACCAATCCAATACCTTATCGTATGGGTTGGTTGCTGGAAAAAAAACAGCCATACATTATTTAGAATCCAAAATAGATATGCACCAATTATCGCTCAAGGTAAAGGAACGATGGTAAGAACCAAACGAATTGGCCTTGATGCGAGGCCTCTTTCTACTCGGATTTCAGGAGTCGGACGACTCATTGCGGAAACTTTAAAGGCCTTCCCGCATAAAGAAGAGTATGACTTCTTTTTGTTTTCACATTTACCAATTCATGAGGATCATAAAGCAGTTTTGGGTTTGCCTAATGTAACTTGGGTTAGGGGCGGTGGATTTTTAAAATGGAAAGGTGGTTTGTATTATAATCTATACATACCGTATTATTTGTTGAAACATAGATTAGATCTTTTTTGGGGATCACAGCAAGTATTACCACCGTTTTTGCCAAGTTATTTAAGAGCTGTTCTCACTTATTGTGATTTGGTATTGTATTTGTATCCTGAAACTATGCGTTGGATTGCGAAAATCCAGCAGAGACTTTTTCAGCGATACTCTGTTAGACGATCAAGTTTTATACTCTCCATTTCGAAACAAACAAGTGATGATATGTGTCTTAAATTTGGTTATCCTGTGGAACAAACAGGGGTTTCCTACCCAGGTGTGAATCCAATGGATATGACAAAACATTTAGATACAAAAGTTTCCAATCGAATTAAGGATTTGGGGACAGATTTTTTATTATCAGTATCCACAATTGAACCAAGAAAAAACTATCCATTTTTACTTGAGGTCTTTCGGGAATATCGTAAAGCAGATCCTCATCACTACCGACCTTGGGTGATTGTTGGCAAAATCGGTTGGGAATCACCAGAATTTATAGAAGAGTTATTACAAGAGCGAAGTTTGTA
Protein-coding regions in this window:
- a CDS encoding LIC11625 family surface-exposed protein; the protein is MRRFWILGIIVLFPVTFIYGQQNSGLAEEFTKLEDYLRNPKLTDEQKKKNFEANMVSSVRSTLSKRLTNPKKDLKDLKFQDLQTERPEGTNTFFVKYKNYYFQYQFPVDPETYVTSPSEEIVLEKPEGLDLGSNAHKEEKKN
- a CDS encoding 3'(2'),5'-bisphosphate nucleotidase CysQ is translated as MEEKDFREVWQWVLSVGDSILAIYKSDFQIRDKGGNDPVTEADLFASEFLFEKISARFPNHGFLSEEKTDTNRRLDKEWVWILDPIDGTREFVKKNDQFALSLGLVRNGEAVWGVVFNPATGEFFSKIRNTFFAKLQPPFATEENFRTLVVESSSVLHPLEESKPVTNKPVLLVSLSEMKEGLFADSFWQEDFEIRSMGSIAYKLGLLSAGFIDLIVSLKPKNEWDICGGIALLDEENFTCFPLKDKGYLFNQSNTLSYGLVAGKKTAIHYLESKIDMHQLSLKVKERW
- a CDS encoding ATP-dependent helicase; its protein translation is MELVGLNSEQKKAVESVEGPLLILAGAGSGKTRVITYRIANLILNHKVYPNQILAVTFTNKAAEEMRSRCRSLLPEGNGEPLVRTFHSLCLYLLRREGKALGIGNNFTVYDSDMQESLIKEILKSKDMDTKEFRPSSLANIFSSTKDSFMTAEEYAKKKADDSYTKTIASVFIEYEKRKDLRNALDFGDLILKTVILFRDFPVILEKYQRLWKYIMVDEYQDTNKIQYHLVQSLSSFHKNLCVVGDDDQSIYSWRGADISNILNFKKDYPDAVVVKLEENYRSTKTIIETAAALIANNKQRTNKTLRTENPLGDKIKLTSYQNEIEEAEGIVQKIQAGVRRGQKYSNFAVFYRTNSQSRYFEEALRKKAIPYKIFGGFRFFDRKEVKDLIAYLSVVVNPVDSTSLLRIINSPPRGIGDTTVNRLLSYSVSEGLSLFECLGKSVPEIKKGTLQKLSSLYRMFDSSMEDLGKKTPSEIAYDVLEHSGYREFLENEGTEDSFSRLSNLNEFVNALKEFEDNNPEATLEEYLGNISLITSEDNTKDLPDYVILMTVHNAKGLEFHHVFMAGMEEGTFPHFLSIDSVDGLEEERRLAYVAITRARKHLEISFSRFTRKFGEVEARLPSQFLEELPSEFVEGEFTENRYGVRRPEFTPRAERFHKVEEKFETVLAKAGDGDFQVGTKVRHKVYGDGRILSISGSGDNRKVEVRFGSHLDKKFLLAYTPLEIIS
- a CDS encoding glycosyltransferase family 4 protein; this translates as MVRTKRIGLDARPLSTRISGVGRLIAETLKAFPHKEEYDFFLFSHLPIHEDHKAVLGLPNVTWVRGGGFLKWKGGLYYNLYIPYYLLKHRLDLFWGSQQVLPPFLPSYLRAVLTYCDLVLYLYPETMRWIAKIQQRLFQRYSVRRSSFILSISKQTSDDMCLKFGYPVEQTGVSYPGVNPMDMTKHLDTKVSNRIKDLGTDFLLSVSTIEPRKNYPFLLEVFREYRKADPHHYRPWVIVGKIGWESPEFIEELLQERSLYKDIHILDSVSDSELQHLYKRAGLFTFASKYEGFGIPMVEAIFHGLNCVVSDIPTFHEIGKNGVTYLPYQTREDAKLWAEVIKKFYENPTPLEVSISEFTWENAAKITEEVFRKVLEEGE